The sequence below is a genomic window from Lolium perenne isolate Kyuss_39 chromosome 4, Kyuss_2.0, whole genome shotgun sequence.
agcctccgtcgcgaaacccccagtaccgagagccacgatacggaaaaccttactgagacgccaccgccgccaatcccatctcgggggattcaggagatcgcctccggcaccctgccggagaggggaatcatctcccggaggactcttcatcgccatgatcgcctccggagtgatgagtgagtagttcacccctggactatgggtccatagcagtagctagatggttgtcttctcctcatgtgcttcattgttggatcttgtgagctgcctaacatgatcaagatcatctatctgtaattctatatgttgtgtttgtcgggatccgatggatagagaatactatgttatgttaattatcaatctattacctatgtgttgtttatgatcttgcatgctctccgttattagtagaggctctggccaagtttttactcttaactccaagagggagtatttatgctcgatagtgggttcatgcctccattaaatctgggacagtgacagaaagttctaaggttgtggatgtgctgttgccactagggataaaacattgatgctatgtctaaggatgtagttgttgattacattacgcaccatacttaatgcaattgtctgttgtttgcaacttaatactggaaggggttcggatgataacctgaaggtggactttttaggcatagatgcatgctggatagcggtctatgtactttgtcataatgcccaattaaatctcactatatttatcatatcatgtatgtgcattgttatgccctctctatttgtcaattgcccgactgtaatttgttcacccaacatgcttttatcttatgggagagacacctctagtgaactgtggaccccggtcctattctttacatcgcatacaatctactgcaatacttgttttactgttttctgcaaacaatcatcttccacacaatacggttaatcctttgttacagcaagccggtgagattgacaacctcactgtttcgttggggcaaagtactttggttgtgttgtgcaggttccacgttggcgccggaatccctggtgttgcgccgcactacatcccgccaccaacaaccttcaacgtgcttcttggctcctcctggttcgataaaccttggtttctttctgagggaaaacttgctgctgtgcgcatcataccttcctcttggggttcccaacgaacgtgtgagttacacgccatcaagctctttttctggcgccgttgccggggagatcaagacacgctgcaaggggagtctccacaatccaatctctttactttgttttgtcttgctttattttacttactactttgtttgctgcacttaaacaaaacacacaaaaattagttgctagctttactttatttacttgtcttgttctctatatcaaaaacacacaaaaattagttacttgcatttactttatttaccttttgtttatttcatcatgtttcctcctaattacactctaaaagacataccggtaggacgtgggtctatcattggaagagataatatagaagcatttttcactcatgttagtaaagttgaagattttgaagatagacacttggtagaacttgctcctacttatgaaattgctgctgctgctttagtacacatgttggaaactaaatttgttaatctcaatcctataatccaacacatgtttcttacactcggtgatatggaagaaggggaaaagaaagattttgttttagaaacccttcttagagaatttggtagtatagcaagagaggctagaaaggtctttattaaatatgagatgcttggttcttataccaattttgttagtatccttgaaaagatggacatggagagagtaaggtacaataataatattaatgatggtggggagatcaaagcaccaataccatgtaagctcctagcgatgaatgaagcgctagaaaataactatgcttggcttgttcctgaaaatttgtttgatgagagtagcaagcccaagactaatgaaaagggagccgctgaaacttatgtatccaatatactatgcatggttgagaaaactccaaaccccgctgaagatgcatcATCTTTCgacaacacttgatacacactttctgcgcctagctgaaaggcgttaaagaaaaacgcttatgggagacaacccattgtttttactacactttgttttatatttgagtcttggaagttgtttactactgtagcaacctctccttatcttagttttgtgcattgttgtgccaagtaaagtcgttgatagtaaggttcatactagatttggattactgcgcaggaacacatttctttgctgtcacgaatctgggcctaattctctgtaggtaactcagaaaattatgccaatttatgtgcgtgatcctcagatatgtacgcaactttcattcaatttgggcattttcatttgagcaagtctggtgccgttttaaaattcgtctttatgaactgttctgttttgacagattctgccttttatttcgcattgcctcttttgctatgttggatgaatttctttgatccattaatgtccagtagctttatgcaatgtccagaagtgttaagaatgattgtgtcacctctgaacatgttaatttttattgtgcactaaccctctaatgagttgttttgagtttggtgtggaggaagttttcaaggatcaagagaggagtatgatatactatgatcaagaggagtgaaagctctaagcttggggatgcccccgtggttcacccctgcatattttaagaagactcaagcgtctaagcttggggatgcccaaggcatccccttcttcatcgacaacatcatcaggttcctcccctgaaactatatttttattcagtcacatcttatgtactttgcttggagcgtctgtttgtttttttttcgtttttgtttgaataaaatggatcctagcattcactgtgtgggtgagagacacgctccgctgttgcatatggacaaatatgtccttaggctttactcataatgttcaaggcgaaggttgaatcttcttcgttaaattgttatatggttggaattgggaaatgctacatgtagtaattgataaaatgtcttggataatgtgatacttggcaattgttgtgctcatgtttaagctcttgcatcatatactttgcacccattaatgaagaaatacatagagcttgctaaaatttggtttgcatatttggtctctctaaagtttagataatttctagtattgagttttgaacaacaaggaagacggtgtagagtcttataatgtttacaatatgtcttttatgtgagttttgctgcaccggttcatccttgtgtttgtttcaaataaccttgctagcctaaactttgtatcgagagggaatacttctcatgcatccaaaatccttgagccaaccactatgccatttgtgtccaccatacctacctactacatggtatttctccgccattccaaagtaaattgcttgagtgctacctttaaatttccatcattcgcctttgcaatatatagctcatgggacaaaatagccttaaaaactattgtggtattgaatatgtacttatgcactttatctcttattaagttgcttgttgtgcgataaccatgcttctggggacgccatcaactctttgttgaatatcatgtgagttgctatgcatgtccgtcttatctgaagtaagagagatctaccaccttaatggttagagcatgcatattgttagagaagaacattgggccgctaactaaagccatgaatcatggtggaagtttcagttttggacatatatcctcaatctcgtatgagaacactaattgttgccacatgctaatgcattaaagaggagtccattatctgttgtccatgttgtcccggtatggatgtctaagttgagaataatcaaaagcgagaaatccaaaatgcgagctttctccttagacctttgtacatgcggcatggaggtacccctttgtgacacttggttaaaacatgtgtattgcgatgatccggtagtccaagctaattaggacaaggtgcgggcactattagtacactatgcatgaggcttgcaacttgtaagatataatttacataactcatatgctttattactaccgttgacaaaattgtttcatgttttcaaaataaaagctctagcacaaatatagcaatcgatgctttcctctttgaaggacctttcttttacttttatgttgagtcagttcacctatctctctccacctcaagaagcaaacacttgtgtgaactgtgcattgattcctacatacttgcatattgcacttgttatattactctatgttgacaattatccatgagatatacatgttataagttgaaagcaatcgctgaaacttaatcttcctttgtgttgcttcaatacctttactttgatttattgctttatgagttaactcttatgcaagacttattgatgcttgtcttgaagtactattcatgaaaagtctttgctttatgattcagttgtttactcatgtcattaccattgttttgatcgctgcattcattacatatgcttacaatagtatgatcaaggttatgatggcatgtcactccagaaattatctttgttatcgtttacctgctcgggacgagcagaactaagcttggggatgctgatacgtctccaacgtatcgataatttcttatgttccatgctacattattgatgatatctacatgtttcatacacattatatgtcgtatttatgcattttccggcactaacctattaacaagatgccgaagagccagttgctgttttctgctgtttttggtttcagaaatcctacaaaggaaatattctcggaattggacgaaatcaacgcctagggtcctattttgccacgaagcttccagaagaccgaaagggaaacgaagtgaggcgacgaggcggcgacacgccagggcggcgcggcccacctcctggccgcgcggccctattgtgtgggcccctcgcgtcgcctcctgacctacccttccgcctacttaaagcctccgtcgcgaaacccccagtaccgagagccacgatacggaaaaccttactgagacgccgccgccgccaatcccatctcgggggattcaggagatcgcctccggcaccctgccggagaggggaatcatctcccggaggactcttcatcgccatgatcgcctccggagtgatgagtgagtagttcacctctggactatgggtccatagcagtagctagatggttgtcttctcctcatgtgcttcattgttggatcttgtgagccgcctaacatgatcaagatcatctatctgtaattctatatgttgtgtttgtcgggatccgatggatagagaatactatgttatgttaattatcaatctattacctatgtgttgtttatgatcttgcatgctctccgttattagtagaggctctggccaagtttttactcttaactccaagagggagtatttatgctcgatagtgggttcatgcctccattaaatctgggacagtgacagaaagttctaaggttgtggatgtgctgttgccactagggataaaacattgatgctatgtctaaggatgtagttgttgattacattacgcaccatacttaatgcaattgtctgttgtttgcaacttaatactggaaggggttcggatgataacctgaaggtggactttttaggcatagatgcatgctggatagcggtctatgtactttgtcgtaatgcccaattaaatctcactatatttatcatatcatgtatgtgcattgttatgccctctctatttgtcaattgcccgactgtaatttgttcacccaacatgcttttatcttatgggagagacacctctagtgaactgtggaccccggtcctattctttacatcgcatacaatctactgcaatacttgtttcttgttttacgcaaacaatcatcttccacacaatacggttaatcctttgttacagcaagccgatgagattgacaacctcactgtttcgttggggcaaagtactttggttgtgttgtgcaggttccacgttggcgccggaatccctggtgttgcgccgcactacatcccgccaccaacaaccttcaacgtgcttcttggctcctcctggttcgataaaccttggtttctttctgagggaaaacttgctgctgtgcgcatcataccttcctcttggggttcccaacgaacgtgcgagttacacgccatcagtagcGATGTGAATTCAAGTACAAACCCACAATATCGATGGAGATTACAATCTAATGGGATGAATGGGATGGAGATGGTGATGGTGCAGTGGTTGATGATGAAGGggatgatgccttgtcctccGATGATCCTGGTAGAAACTTGGATGATGCCCCCTCTTGTTCCTCCTTGAGATCTCTTCTCGGATGGTGTTCTGGTGTTTCTGGTCGCACGTGTGGGCTTGGAGCTCAGATCCGTCTGCGGGAGGTGAGGGTATTTATCGAGGCGGCGCTCCTGGTACGACGAACGGGCGGACGGTACGGGCAGGCTCCCCCCGTACCGATGTCCTAAATTTCCTGGAACTTGTTCTCGCGTTTCCCTTTCAACCAGGTCCATGGTTAAGTGCTTACATGATTTTTATCATGTCAAACTATCATAAAAATGTTAGTTTTTATTGATATTTCATCATTGCCTTAATATTTTAGGATCATGCGTAAACAAGCATAAAAGGGGTGCGGAAGTGCGGTAAAATAAAAAAATCCTATCGCTACTCAGAGGTATCCATGTAAAATAAAACTAACGGTGTATaaacatgctaaaaatgcacCCATCACACATTTATTTTtgtcaatggtattcaaagtaaaAAAAATACAACAATTTTGGTTCGATCCCATGACCATATGTTGCTCTTTCACTCACTCTAACTAAATACAACAGCAAGTGTTTGCGTACAAAAAGGAGATCAAATTTAACAAAAACGAAACAAGAGTTGATGGCTCTTTCATATAATTTTTAAACTTTGCCAATTTTTTTAGGTATTCAGCTCAAGACCCATGAATACACATGTTCCCGCCCATTGTGCGGACATAACCAGATAAACACCCAACAGGAGGCtgggcacccccccccccccccccgcaataGGTTGCTGTAGTGGAGGAAGACCGGTAGGCACACAGTACAATGAAGGCAGCGAGAGCGGATCGGCGTGCAGGAACCAGCCGACCACACCAGCGGGTCGCACCGGAAGGGCACTCGAAGGCCGGGCGAAGCGGCAAGCAGTGGAGGTGCAATGGCAGGCGGTCGAAATCAGGGCGAGAGGCGGGCTTGTGCCAAGATTGCGGAAGAATGACAACGAGGCAGGTCCCTCGCGCACCCTGATCAACATCTTCAATGTCATCATTGGATAGTTCTTTttgttttagaaaatagttttttTTCCTATATATCTTCTACAATGTTGACCTTCCCTTATTTTGATAAAATATTAGGGCATCCACTTGAATACCCATGAACTGAAGTGGGACCGGCGGCCTAAGCTTCCACCAGCTTCAAACCCTATATAAAACCTCACCCACACACATCAAAGTACTTACACTACGTACTCATCCATCTTGTCGAAGTAACTTGCTAGCTCCTCACTGAAGGTCAAGACGAGAAAGCTGCTCAATAAGCTAACTCGCCCAAGTTCCCAACAAGGACGTCAAGACCGCACCAAGATCGAGCAATGTCGTCGTCGTCACAGGCCCTAGCCCTCGTCTCGTTTGCCCTCCTGCTCATCTGCTCCACTCCCCTCCTCGCTGAGGCACAGCAGTCACAGTCGGTGTCCGACGTGTGCGCCGACCCTTCGTTGGACAGCGCCTGCCACAACGTTCCCAAGGCGCTGCGCCTGAAGCTGATCGCCATCCCGACCATCCTCATCTCCAGCGTGATCGGCGTTTGCCTGCCGCTCTTCGCACGGTCGGTGCCTGCGCTCCAGCCCGACCGCAGCCTCTTCTCCATCGTCAAGGCCTTCGCGTCGGGCGTCATCCTCGCCACCGGCTACATGCACGTGCTGCCGGACTCCTTCAACAACCTCACCTCGCCCTGCCTCCCCAAGAAGCCGTGGGGTGACTTCTCCTTCACCGCCTTCGTCGCCATGCTCGCCGCCATCTTCACGCTCATGGTCGACTCGCTCATGCTCACCTTCTACAACCGGAAGAAGGGCGGCGCTACCGGCCCCAGCAGCGCTGTGGTCGCAGATCACGAGAGCCCGGAGCAGGGAGGACACTGGCACAGTCACGGCCACGGTCATGGCCACGGCGTGGCCGTAGCAGACGACGCCGAGGCTGGTAAGATGCAGCTGCGACGAAACCGCGTCGTCGTTCAGGTAATCTTGTGTTGCTCTTGCAGCCTTGCACAATTCCTACTTAATGGAGCAGCTAATTAACTTGTGGGCCTGAATTGCATCCTTTCTCACTGTCAATAATCAATGAACTATTGAACTTGTATTCTCtctgttcccaaactttgcatccTGGGTTGAGTTAAAGTCAAACTTTATACATTTTGATTAATATTTTTAGAGAAAAATATTAACACTTATAATGTAAAATTTATATTATTagagtgtcatgaaatatatattttcatattatatgtaTTTGGTATTTTCGATGTTGATATTTTTCTTACATGACTACAAAATTAATTTTAACTAAACCCAAAACACCGAGTAAATAAAAACGGAGTGAGTAGTGCTTGTGCTTATAATACGATTTATAAGTCGACCATTGCTCTAGTGCGATTTCTGTATTCTCGTACGGAATAGGAACTCTTTTGCAGTACATATACTCTGTACTTGGTACTTAGATGTACTTGAGTACGTAGTAGTTAATTAACCTTTTTTATCGATCAAGTACATCACCAtgacaaaaaaaaactccaaattACTAGTAGTCCTTGTCTTCGAGATTGGTTTCATAGTTGACCATGTCTCGAGTGACGACATATTGTTTTGGTTCGGATAGTCAGATGCCAACTGATACCAGAATCCGTCCGTACAAACGTACAGCCCCTCGGACCTTCAGGAGGCAATCGACTCCAAATGGCCATATGCACGCGCTCCGTTGACATTGTCTCCCATGAAAATGATACACGTGGATTACCATGAATGGAGATCATCTTTAGAATTTCATCAGTACTTGAGAATTTTTAATTCGACCAAATGTTATCTCTGTTGTGAAGTGAAAAATGACCAAGCTAATGCCGTAGTATTTGATTGTTGTGACGAGGGATCGACAACTGAATCAAACACGGTGGCATAATAATCTTCCATTTATCTACCTAATAATTGTTTAACATGTCGACATTAGGATAGGTTTAACTATTAGCTCAATTAAGCTTCTAGGAGTTACTACATGTCT
It includes:
- the LOC127348549 gene encoding fe(2+) transport protein 1 — protein: MSSSSQALALVSFALLLICSTPLLAEAQQSQSVSDVCADPSLDSACHNVPKALRLKLIAIPTILISSVIGVCLPLFARSVPALQPDRSLFSIVKAFASGVILATGYMHVLPDSFNNLTSPCLPKKPWGDFSFTAFVAMLAAIFTLMVDSLMLTFYNRKKGGATGPSSAVVADHESPEQGGHWHSHGHGHGHGVAVADDAEAGKMQLRRNRVVVQVLEMGIVVHSVVIGLGMGASQSVCTIRPLVAAMCFHQMFEGMGLGGCILQAEYGMKMKAGLVFFFSTTTPFGIALGLALTKVYKDNSPTALIVVGLLNAASAGLLHYMALVELLAADFMGPKLQGSVRLQLICLTAVLLGAGGMSVMAKWA